The Mycolicibacterium hassiacum DSM 44199 genome includes a window with the following:
- a CDS encoding phosphotransferase family protein, translating to MPDDVQQLPTLSDDDQAALTDWVRRQGLGETVGDVEPLTGGTQNIVVRLRIDDRTVVLRRPPLHPRPTSNKTMLREIAALRTLAGTPVPHPEFIAGCEDLSVLGVVFYLMEEVDGFNPGDRMEDAYVRNPDWRHRVGLSYAAGLARLGQVAWEHTPLAELKRPGSFLQRQVPQFLRLLDSYRHDRYDPATLAVGELADWLTANLPPDGPLGVIHGDPHLSNVLLRRDRPELAAFVDWEMCTIGDPLLDLGWMLICWPLETDTIGAGAQLAALGGLAGRAELLEAYLSAGGRETDHLDWYLALACFKLGIVIEGTWSRYLAGQAGREAGERLHTSAQHLIDIGTRITKGDNPFGLA from the coding sequence ATGCCCGACGATGTGCAGCAGCTGCCGACACTGAGCGACGACGACCAGGCCGCCCTCACCGACTGGGTGCGCCGCCAGGGGCTGGGGGAGACGGTCGGTGACGTGGAACCGCTGACCGGCGGCACCCAGAACATCGTGGTGCGGCTGCGTATCGACGACCGCACCGTGGTGCTGCGCCGGCCGCCGCTGCATCCGCGGCCGACCAGCAACAAGACGATGCTGCGCGAGATCGCCGCGCTGCGCACACTGGCGGGCACCCCGGTGCCGCACCCCGAATTCATCGCCGGCTGCGAGGATCTCAGCGTTCTGGGCGTGGTGTTCTACCTCATGGAGGAGGTCGACGGGTTCAACCCCGGCGACCGCATGGAGGACGCCTACGTGCGCAACCCCGACTGGCGGCACCGGGTCGGGCTGTCCTACGCGGCCGGCCTGGCCCGGCTGGGACAGGTCGCCTGGGAGCACACGCCGCTGGCCGAACTCAAACGCCCGGGCTCGTTCCTGCAGCGGCAGGTTCCGCAGTTCCTGCGGCTGCTGGACAGCTACCGCCACGACCGCTACGACCCGGCGACACTGGCGGTCGGCGAACTGGCCGACTGGCTGACGGCGAACCTGCCGCCGGACGGCCCGCTCGGCGTCATCCACGGTGATCCGCATCTGAGCAATGTGCTGCTGCGCCGCGACCGGCCCGAGCTGGCGGCGTTCGTCGACTGGGAGATGTGCACGATCGGCGATCCGCTGCTGGACCTGGGCTGGATGCTGATCTGCTGGCCGCTGGAGACCGACACCATCGGCGCGGGTGCGCAACTGGCCGCGCTGGGCGGGCTGGCCGGCCGAGCCGAACTCCTGGAGGCCTACCTGAGCGCGGGTGGCCGCGAAACCGACCACCTGGACTGGTATCTCGCGTTGGCGTGTTTCAAGCTCGGCATCGTCATCGAGGGCACCTGGTCGCGTTATCTGGCGGGTCAGGCCGGCCGGGAGGCGGGGGAGCGGCTGCACACCTCGGCGCAGCACCTGATCGACATCGGTACACGGATCACCAAGGGCGACAACCCGTTCGGGCTGGCGTGA
- a CDS encoding SDR family NAD(P)-dependent oxidoreductase has product MEIEGKKAIIVGGASGFGKATAELLSKRGASVAILDRPQSKGQEVADSIGGSFFAVDVTDFEGTEKVLQQAVDALGALHIIVTTAGGGIAERTIKKDGPHSLDSFRQVVDLNLIATFNISRLAAWQMSKQDLVDDEQEERGVIINTASIAAFEGQIGQVAYTAAKAAIAGMCLTMARDLGSLGIRALAIAPSLFATGLTQGIPDEFAKALTKDAAFPKRLGKPEEYAKLVAAIVENPMLNGQCLRLDAGQRFAPK; this is encoded by the coding sequence ATGGAGATCGAGGGCAAGAAGGCAATCATCGTCGGTGGTGCGTCCGGCTTCGGCAAGGCGACCGCAGAGCTGTTGAGCAAGCGCGGCGCGTCGGTTGCGATTCTCGACCGTCCCCAGTCAAAGGGCCAGGAGGTCGCCGACTCGATCGGGGGTTCCTTCTTCGCGGTGGACGTCACCGACTTCGAGGGCACCGAGAAGGTGCTGCAGCAGGCGGTCGACGCGCTCGGTGCCCTGCACATCATCGTGACCACCGCGGGCGGCGGTATCGCGGAGCGCACCATCAAGAAGGACGGGCCGCACAGCCTCGACTCGTTCCGCCAGGTCGTGGATCTCAACCTCATCGCCACCTTCAACATCAGCCGGCTCGCGGCGTGGCAGATGAGCAAGCAGGATCTCGTCGACGATGAGCAGGAGGAGCGCGGCGTCATCATCAACACCGCCTCCATCGCGGCCTTCGAGGGGCAGATCGGGCAGGTCGCCTACACCGCGGCCAAGGCCGCGATCGCCGGGATGTGCCTGACCATGGCCCGCGATCTCGGCAGCCTCGGCATCCGTGCCCTCGCGATCGCGCCGAGCCTGTTCGCCACCGGTCTGACCCAGGGCATTCCCGACGAGTTCGCCAAGGCGCTGACCAAGGACGCGGCGTTCCCGAAGCGGCTGGGCAAGCCCGAGGAGTACGCCAAGCTGGTCGCCGCGATCGTGGAGAACCCGATGCTCAACGGCCAGTGCCTGCGGCTGGACGCCGGGCAGCGGTTCGCCCCCAAGTGA
- a CDS encoding ATP-dependent DNA ligase, which translates to MRLLDVATASAEVGAASARSRKVARLADLLRRAGDHDDPRLISVVVAWLSGELLQRQIGVGWASLRSLPEPAEEPGLSVLEVDDRFSEIRAVTGQGSQARRAALLADLFGRATAIEQTFLRRLLAGELRQGALIGVMADAVAVAADVPAATVRRAAMLGGALPTVAAAALTGGAAALAAFTLTVGVPVGPMLAQTAADVGDALERLGGTAVFEAKLDGARVQIHRSGREVAVFTRSLDDVTHRLPEVVEAALALPVDELIADAEAIALRPDGRPHRFQVTASRFGRGGGRGGGRFDVAAARAAQPLSVFVFDLLHVDGTDLLDLPTSRRVEALDALVPSAHRVDRLVTDSHDAAARFLDRTLAAGHEGVMAKSPSAPYEAGRRGAGWLKVKPVHTLDLVVLAVEWGSGRRTGKLSNIHLGARDPAGGFVMLGKTFKGMTDAMLEWQTARFLDLADGPTDGYVVRVRPEQVVEIAFDGVQRSSRYPGGLALRFARVLRYRHDKTPAEADTIDTVRAIYERGA; encoded by the coding sequence GTGCGGTTGCTCGACGTCGCCACCGCCTCGGCTGAGGTCGGGGCGGCCTCGGCGCGCTCGAGGAAGGTCGCCCGGCTCGCCGACCTGTTGCGCCGGGCCGGTGACCACGACGACCCGCGGCTGATCTCGGTGGTGGTGGCCTGGCTGTCCGGAGAGCTGCTGCAACGCCAGATCGGGGTCGGCTGGGCCTCGTTGCGATCGCTGCCCGAGCCCGCCGAGGAGCCGGGCCTGTCGGTGCTCGAGGTCGACGACCGGTTCAGCGAGATCCGTGCGGTCACCGGGCAGGGATCGCAGGCCCGGCGGGCCGCGTTGCTCGCCGACCTGTTCGGCCGCGCCACCGCGATCGAGCAGACGTTTCTGCGCCGACTGCTCGCCGGGGAGCTGCGCCAGGGCGCGTTGATCGGCGTGATGGCCGACGCCGTCGCCGTGGCCGCCGACGTCCCGGCGGCGACGGTGCGCCGGGCGGCCATGCTCGGGGGCGCGTTGCCCACGGTCGCCGCCGCGGCCCTGACCGGTGGTGCGGCCGCGCTGGCCGCTTTCACGCTCACCGTGGGCGTCCCGGTCGGCCCGATGCTGGCCCAGACCGCCGCCGATGTCGGCGACGCGCTCGAACGCCTCGGCGGCACAGCCGTGTTCGAGGCCAAGCTGGACGGAGCCCGCGTCCAGATCCATCGTTCCGGTCGCGAGGTGGCGGTGTTCACCCGCAGCCTCGACGATGTCACCCACCGGCTGCCGGAGGTGGTGGAGGCGGCGCTCGCCCTCCCGGTCGACGAGCTGATCGCCGACGCCGAGGCCATCGCGCTGCGGCCGGACGGGCGCCCCCACCGGTTCCAGGTGACCGCGTCGCGCTTCGGGCGCGGCGGTGGTCGCGGCGGCGGCCGGTTCGACGTCGCGGCCGCCCGCGCCGCGCAGCCGCTGTCGGTGTTCGTCTTCGATCTGCTGCACGTCGACGGCACCGACCTGCTGGACCTGCCGACGAGCCGGCGCGTCGAGGCGCTCGATGCACTGGTGCCGTCCGCGCACCGGGTGGACCGGCTGGTCACCGACAGCCACGACGCCGCCGCGCGATTCCTCGACCGGACCCTAGCCGCCGGCCACGAAGGCGTGATGGCCAAGTCGCCGAGCGCCCCGTACGAGGCGGGCCGCCGCGGCGCGGGCTGGCTGAAGGTCAAGCCGGTGCACACCCTCGATCTGGTGGTGTTGGCGGTGGAGTGGGGATCGGGTCGGCGCACCGGCAAGCTGTCGAACATTCATCTGGGCGCCCGCGACCCGGCCGGCGGCTTCGTCATGTTGGGCAAGACGTTCAAGGGGATGACCGACGCGATGCTCGAGTGGCAGACGGCGCGGTTCCTGGACCTGGCCGACGGGCCGACCGACGGTTACGTGGTGCGGGTTCGGCCCGAGCAGGTCGTCGAGATCGCCTTCGACGGGGTGCAGCGCTCGTCCCGGTATCCCGGTGGTCTCGCGCTGCGGTTCGCCCGGGTGCTGCGCTACCGCCACGACAAGACCCCGGCCGAGGCCGACACCATCGACACCGTGCGCGCGATCTACGAGCGCGGGGCTTGA
- a CDS encoding molybdopterin-dependent oxidoreductase: MITRGAKALAGIAAATVALGVARLLAAFLGPTADAHAAVGAAVIDRTPAPVREWAIQTFGTADKLVLSVLVVAVVVVIAAATTGWETRRFPIGSTAIAGGAVIGCAAVLSRTGATAADVVPTVVGAGCGIAVLRLLVSGRVVDAPAARDDGPDRGRRLSLVTLGFLGAGALSGALGTVIARRRASVAGERAAVALPPVDVAAPPVPPEVQPKGVALPSFITGNGEFYRIDTALAVPQLSRDDWRLRIHGLVDREITYRFDDLDAFTTVEKVITLTCVSNPVGGDLIGTATWLGYRVRDLLAPCGVRPEADMVLSTSVDGFTVGTPLEALVDDRDALLAVGMNGQPLPTEHGYPARLVVPGLYGYVSATKWVVDLEVTRFDRARAFWTRHGWSERGPIKTQSRIDVPRDGQQVERGPVVLGGVAWAQPRGVREAQVRITGPDGQPGEWLPAALGASYSGDTWRLWSLRWQATRPGRHTVTVRAVDNDGVVQTEAQAGPVPDGATGWHSVAFTVR, translated from the coding sequence ATGATCACGCGGGGCGCCAAGGCGCTGGCGGGCATCGCCGCGGCGACCGTCGCGCTGGGCGTCGCCCGGCTGCTGGCCGCGTTCCTCGGTCCCACGGCCGATGCCCACGCCGCGGTGGGGGCAGCGGTCATCGACCGCACGCCCGCCCCGGTCCGGGAATGGGCGATCCAGACCTTCGGCACGGCCGACAAGCTGGTGCTGTCGGTGCTGGTGGTCGCGGTGGTCGTCGTGATCGCGGCGGCGACGACCGGTTGGGAGACCCGGCGGTTCCCGATCGGCAGCACCGCGATCGCGGGGGGTGCGGTGATCGGCTGTGCGGCGGTGCTGTCGCGCACCGGCGCCACCGCGGCCGACGTGGTTCCCACCGTCGTCGGGGCCGGCTGCGGAATCGCGGTGCTGCGGCTGCTCGTCTCCGGCCGCGTCGTCGACGCACCGGCCGCACGCGACGACGGGCCGGACCGCGGGCGGCGGTTGTCGTTGGTCACGCTCGGCTTCCTCGGCGCCGGGGCGCTCAGCGGGGCGCTGGGCACGGTCATCGCCCGTCGGCGCGCGTCGGTGGCCGGTGAGCGGGCGGCGGTCGCGCTGCCGCCGGTCGACGTCGCGGCGCCACCGGTTCCCCCGGAGGTGCAGCCGAAAGGTGTTGCGCTGCCGTCGTTCATCACCGGCAACGGCGAGTTCTACCGGATCGACACCGCGCTGGCGGTGCCGCAGCTCAGCCGCGACGACTGGCGGCTGCGCATCCATGGTCTGGTCGACCGCGAGATCACGTACCGCTTCGACGATCTGGACGCGTTCACCACGGTCGAGAAGGTGATCACCCTGACCTGCGTGTCCAACCCGGTCGGCGGGGACCTGATCGGCACCGCGACCTGGCTCGGCTACCGGGTGAGGGACCTGTTGGCGCCCTGCGGCGTGCGTCCGGAGGCCGACATGGTGCTGTCGACATCGGTGGACGGATTCACCGTCGGCACCCCGCTGGAGGCGCTCGTCGACGACCGCGACGCGCTGCTGGCGGTCGGCATGAACGGTCAGCCGCTGCCCACCGAACACGGCTATCCGGCGCGCCTGGTGGTGCCCGGGTTGTACGGCTATGTCTCGGCGACGAAGTGGGTCGTCGACCTGGAGGTCACCCGTTTCGACCGGGCCCGGGCCTTCTGGACGCGGCACGGCTGGTCCGAGCGCGGGCCGATCAAGACCCAGTCGCGCATCGACGTGCCGCGCGACGGTCAGCAGGTCGAGCGAGGCCCGGTGGTCCTCGGCGGTGTCGCCTGGGCCCAGCCCCGGGGCGTGCGGGAGGCGCAGGTGCGCATCACCGGGCCCGACGGACAACCGGGTGAGTGGCTGCCGGCCGCACTCGGCGCGTCGTATTCCGGCGACACCTGGCGACTGTGGAGCCTGCGCTGGCAGGCGACTCGCCCGGGTCGGCACACCGTCACCGTGCGCGCGGTCGACAACGACGGCGTTGTGCAGACCGAAGCGCAGGCCGGCCCGGTCCCGGACGGTGCCACCGGCTGGCATTCGGTGGCGTTCACCGTGCGCTGA
- a CDS encoding carbon starvation CstA family protein gives MATPTAAAERIEETRGDVTYIRTDKNLPPVAIIDRSPITVRHRIIFGIIAVLGAIAWAIIAFFRGETVNAVWFVIAAICTYIVGFRFYARLIELKIVKPRDDHATPAELFENGTDYLPTDRRVLFGHHFAAIAGAGPLVGPVLAMQMGYLPGTIWIIIGAVLAGCVQDFLVLSISTRRRGRSLGQMARDELGPIGGAAAIIGVLVIMVILLAVLALVVVQALAQSPWGVFSIAMTIPIALFMGVYLRYLRPGRVTEVSLIGVALLLLAVAGGRWVAETGWGASLFNLSPVTLSWCLIIYGFAASVLPVWLLLAPRDYLSTFMKVGTIALLAVGILLARPLMQAPAISEFATRGDGPVFAGSLFPFLFITIACGALSGFHSLISSGTTPKLLQKESQMRLIGYGGMLTESFVAIMALITAAILNQHLYFTLNAPASVTGGTAETAAEYVNSLPLSGAPITAEQITQAAESVGEESIVSRTGGAPTLAFGMSEVLAKVFGGDALKAFWYHFAIMFEALFILTTVDAGTRVARFMLSDGLSNLGGPLRRLKDPSWRVGAWVCSVIVVAAWGSILLMGVTDPLGGINTLFPLFGIANQLLAAIALTVVTAVVVKKGYLKWAWIPAVPLLWDLIVTLTASWQKIFSGDPKVGYWTQHGICRAAQEADRLCLTAKTADDVDKIVRNTFIQGSLSIVFAVLVVIVFVTGFVMVIRVLRGERPPTTEDEPVPSRIFGPSGLIATKHEKEVQKQWDALRESATPSATSAGTSPA, from the coding sequence ATGGCAACACCCACGGCTGCCGCCGAACGCATCGAGGAGACCCGCGGCGACGTCACCTACATCCGCACCGACAAGAACCTGCCACCGGTGGCGATCATCGATCGCTCACCGATCACGGTGCGGCACCGCATCATCTTCGGCATCATCGCCGTCCTGGGCGCCATCGCGTGGGCGATCATCGCGTTCTTCCGCGGTGAGACCGTCAACGCGGTGTGGTTCGTAATCGCCGCGATCTGCACCTACATCGTCGGGTTCCGGTTCTACGCGCGGCTGATCGAACTGAAGATCGTCAAGCCGCGCGACGATCACGCCACCCCCGCCGAACTTTTCGAGAACGGCACCGACTATCTGCCCACCGACCGCCGGGTGTTGTTCGGCCACCACTTCGCCGCGATCGCCGGCGCCGGCCCGCTCGTCGGGCCGGTCCTCGCGATGCAGATGGGCTATCTGCCCGGCACCATCTGGATCATCATCGGCGCGGTACTGGCCGGGTGTGTCCAGGACTTTCTGGTGTTGTCCATCTCGACCCGCCGGCGCGGCCGGTCGCTCGGTCAGATGGCCCGCGACGAGCTCGGCCCCATCGGCGGTGCGGCCGCGATCATCGGCGTGCTGGTCATCATGGTGATCCTGCTGGCGGTGCTGGCGCTGGTCGTGGTCCAGGCGCTGGCCCAGAGCCCCTGGGGCGTGTTCTCCATCGCGATGACCATCCCGATCGCGTTGTTCATGGGTGTCTACCTGCGCTACCTGCGCCCGGGCCGGGTCACCGAGGTGTCGCTGATCGGGGTGGCGCTGCTGCTGCTGGCCGTCGCCGGTGGTCGCTGGGTTGCCGAAACAGGTTGGGGCGCCTCGCTGTTCAACCTGTCGCCGGTGACCCTGTCGTGGTGCCTGATCATCTACGGGTTCGCGGCGTCGGTGTTGCCGGTGTGGCTGCTGCTCGCGCCGCGCGACTACCTGTCGACGTTCATGAAGGTCGGCACCATCGCGCTGCTGGCGGTCGGCATCCTGCTGGCCCGGCCACTCATGCAGGCGCCGGCGATCTCGGAGTTCGCCACCCGCGGTGACGGTCCGGTGTTCGCGGGCAGCCTGTTCCCGTTCCTGTTCATCACCATCGCCTGTGGCGCGCTGTCCGGGTTCCACTCGCTGATCTCGTCGGGCACCACGCCGAAACTGCTGCAGAAGGAAAGCCAGATGCGGTTGATCGGCTACGGCGGCATGCTGACCGAGTCGTTCGTCGCGATCATGGCGCTGATCACCGCGGCGATCCTCAACCAGCACCTGTACTTCACCCTCAACGCACCGGCCTCCGTGACCGGCGGAACCGCCGAAACCGCCGCCGAATACGTCAACTCGCTGCCGCTGTCGGGAGCACCGATCACCGCCGAGCAGATCACCCAGGCCGCCGAGAGTGTCGGCGAGGAGTCGATCGTCTCGCGCACCGGCGGCGCCCCGACGTTGGCGTTCGGCATGTCCGAGGTGCTGGCGAAGGTCTTCGGCGGTGACGCGTTGAAGGCGTTCTGGTATCACTTCGCGATCATGTTCGAGGCGCTGTTCATCCTCACCACCGTCGATGCGGGGACCCGGGTGGCGCGCTTCATGCTCTCCGACGGGTTGAGCAATCTCGGCGGACCGCTGCGGCGGCTCAAGGATCCGAGCTGGCGGGTGGGCGCCTGGGTGTGCAGCGTGATCGTGGTCGCGGCGTGGGGGTCGATCCTGCTGATGGGGGTCACCGATCCGCTCGGCGGCATCAACACGCTGTTCCCGTTGTTCGGCATCGCCAACCAGTTGCTGGCCGCGATCGCGCTCACCGTGGTCACCGCGGTGGTGGTCAAGAAGGGCTACCTGAAATGGGCGTGGATACCGGCGGTTCCGCTGCTGTGGGATCTGATCGTCACGCTCACCGCGTCGTGGCAGAAGATCTTCTCCGGCGATCCGAAGGTCGGCTACTGGACCCAGCACGGCATCTGTCGAGCCGCCCAGGAGGCCGACCGGTTGTGCCTGACCGCCAAGACCGCCGACGACGTCGACAAGATCGTGCGCAACACCTTCATTCAGGGGTCGTTGTCGATCGTGTTCGCGGTGCTCGTTGTCATCGTGTTCGTCACCGGGTTCGTCATGGTGATCCGCGTGCTGCGCGGTGAGCGCCCGCCGAC
- a CDS encoding sulfite exporter TauE/SafE family protein yields the protein MTGWEAAFLAAAGVVGGLTGSIAGLASVATYPALLLVGLPPVTANMTNTVSLVFNAIGSVAGSRPELADQTRSLARLAPAAALGGILGAVLLLSTPAEGFEKSVPFLLGFAALAILLPRGEDKPHPRRRHPATALAEAAGVLVIAVYGGYFGAAAGVLLLALLLRTDDSAPLTHANAAKNLLLGTANVVAAAVFVVVAPVAWAAVVPLGLGCLVGSRLGPVVVRHAPPGPMRVAIGIAGLALAVRLAIDAF from the coding sequence ATGACTGGGTGGGAGGCGGCCTTCCTCGCCGCGGCCGGCGTGGTGGGCGGCCTCACCGGCAGCATCGCCGGACTCGCCTCGGTCGCCACCTACCCCGCGCTGCTGCTCGTGGGTCTGCCGCCGGTGACCGCGAACATGACCAACACCGTGTCGCTGGTGTTCAACGCGATCGGCTCGGTGGCCGGCTCCCGCCCCGAACTCGCCGATCAGACCCGGTCCCTGGCCCGGTTGGCACCCGCCGCGGCGCTGGGCGGGATCCTGGGCGCGGTGCTGCTGTTGTCGACGCCGGCCGAGGGGTTCGAGAAATCCGTGCCGTTCCTGCTCGGCTTCGCCGCCCTGGCCATCCTGCTGCCGCGCGGTGAGGACAAGCCGCATCCGCGGCGACGGCATCCGGCCACCGCTCTCGCCGAGGCGGCCGGGGTGTTGGTGATCGCGGTCTACGGCGGATACTTCGGCGCGGCGGCGGGCGTGCTGCTGCTGGCGTTGCTGCTGCGGACCGACGACAGCGCCCCGCTGACGCATGCCAACGCCGCCAAGAACCTGCTGTTGGGCACCGCGAACGTGGTGGCTGCGGCGGTGTTCGTGGTGGTCGCGCCGGTCGCGTGGGCGGCGGTGGTTCCGCTCGGTCTCGGTTGCCTGGTGGGCTCCCGGTTGGGGCCGGTCGTGGTGCGTCACGCGCCGCCCGGGCCGATGCGGGTGGCGATCGGGATCGCCGGCCTGGCGCTCGCGGTCAGGCTCGCCATCGATGCGTTCTGA
- the poxB gene encoding ubiquinone-dependent pyruvate dehydrogenase, whose amino-acid sequence MSTVADQLVRVLHLSGVRRVYGLPGDSLNGFTDAIRRSGVLSWEHVRHEETAGFAAAADAALTGQLAVCAGSCGPGNLHLINGLFDAQQSGVPVLAIAAHIPRAEIGSGYFQETHPQELFRECSVYCELVSTAQMAPRIIAMAMRAALEERGVAVVVIPGEIFSERAASSGWSTRPITASRSIVRPDEASLRAAAEILNAAEAVTILGGAGVAGAHDALIRLAGTLQAPVVHALRGKEFIEYDNPFDVGMTGLLGFASGYKAIKEADTLLMLGTDFPYQQFYPDDAKIIQVDIRGRHIGRRTPVDVGLVGTVADTLAALEPLLAPKTDRTHLDRALRHYRTTRRRLDELAVNDRDRTPIRPEYVAALVDRLAADDAVFTCDVGSPVIWAARYLTMNGRRRLIGSFNHGTMANALPHAIGAQTAQPDRQVVALAGDGGLTMLFGELATLIQNRLPVKIVVFNNASLNFVELEMKAAGIVNFGTDLTNPDFAAVANAMGILGRRVEHPADLQPALAEALGHDGPALLDVHTARQELSIPPTITAEQAKGFSLYAIRTILAGRGDELLDLISTNVARRILD is encoded by the coding sequence GTGTCGACCGTCGCCGACCAACTCGTCCGGGTGCTGCACCTCAGCGGGGTGCGTCGGGTGTACGGGCTGCCGGGCGACAGTCTCAACGGGTTCACCGATGCGATTCGCCGGTCCGGGGTGCTCAGCTGGGAGCATGTGCGCCACGAGGAGACCGCGGGGTTCGCGGCGGCGGCCGATGCGGCGCTGACCGGGCAACTGGCGGTGTGCGCCGGCAGTTGCGGGCCGGGCAATCTGCATCTGATCAACGGGCTGTTCGATGCGCAGCAGTCCGGGGTACCGGTGTTGGCGATCGCCGCGCACATCCCGCGCGCCGAGATCGGCTCCGGGTACTTCCAGGAAACCCACCCGCAGGAGCTGTTCCGCGAGTGCAGCGTGTACTGCGAGTTGGTCAGCACCGCGCAGATGGCGCCGCGCATCATCGCGATGGCCATGCGCGCCGCGCTCGAGGAACGCGGGGTGGCGGTGGTGGTCATCCCGGGGGAGATCTTCTCCGAGCGCGCCGCGTCCAGCGGCTGGAGCACCCGCCCGATCACCGCGTCCCGGTCGATCGTCCGCCCCGACGAGGCGTCGCTGCGGGCCGCGGCGGAGATCCTCAACGCCGCCGAGGCGGTCACGATCCTGGGCGGGGCCGGGGTGGCCGGTGCCCACGACGCGCTGATCCGGCTCGCCGGCACGCTGCAGGCGCCGGTGGTCCATGCGCTGCGGGGCAAGGAGTTCATCGAGTACGACAACCCGTTCGATGTCGGCATGACCGGTCTGCTCGGCTTCGCGTCGGGCTACAAGGCGATCAAGGAAGCCGACACGCTGCTGATGCTGGGCACCGATTTCCCGTATCAGCAGTTCTATCCCGACGACGCCAAGATCATCCAGGTCGACATCCGCGGCCGCCACATCGGCCGGCGCACCCCGGTCGACGTCGGGCTGGTCGGCACCGTGGCCGACACCCTGGCGGCCCTGGAGCCGCTGCTGGCGCCCAAGACCGACCGCACCCACCTGGACCGGGCGCTGCGCCACTACCGCACCACCCGCAGGCGTCTCGACGAACTCGCCGTCAACGACCGCGACCGCACCCCTATCCGGCCGGAATACGTTGCCGCGCTGGTGGATCGGCTCGCCGCCGACGATGCGGTGTTCACCTGCGACGTCGGCTCGCCGGTGATCTGGGCGGCCCGCTATCTGACCATGAACGGCCGCCGGCGGCTGATCGGCTCGTTCAACCACGGCACCATGGCCAACGCGCTGCCGCACGCCATCGGCGCCCAGACCGCGCAACCGGACCGCCAGGTCGTCGCCCTGGCCGGTGACGGCGGACTGACCATGCTGTTCGGCGAGCTGGCCACCCTGATCCAGAACCGGTTGCCGGTCAAGATCGTGGTGTTCAACAACGCGTCGTTGAACTTCGTCGAACTGGAGATGAAGGCCGCCGGCATCGTCAACTTCGGCACCGATCTGACCAACCCGGATTTCGCCGCGGTCGCCAACGCCATGGGCATCCTCGGCCGCCGTGTCGAACACCCCGCCGACCTGCAGCCCGCCCTGGCCGAGGCGCTCGGCCACGACGGCCCCGCCCTGCTCGACGTGCACACCGCCCGTCAGGAACTGAGCATCCCCCCGACCATCACCGCCGAACAAGCCAAGGGCTTCTCGCTCTACGCCATCCGCACCATCCTCGCCGGCCGCGGCGACGAACTGCTGGACCTCATCAGTACCAACGTCGCCCGCCGCATCCTGGACTGA